Proteins encoded by one window of Flagellimonas lutaonensis:
- the ppgK gene encoding polyphosphate--glucose phosphotransferase, whose amino-acid sequence MEILGIDIGGSGIKGAIVDCETGKLLTERHRIPTPKSRKPKAMAEVVNQIVEHFDYKGPVGCGFPTIVKNGVCTSKGNLHKSWVGVNIDELFTKTTGQPFTVLNDADAAGYASMNYGVGKGKKGFVVMITVGTGLGSGAFLDGKLIPNFELGQIPYKKYKKIEDWAASSAMEREGLSYEKWGKRFNKFLGYLELLVAPDLIIIGGGISKKWDAFSHLIDVETHVVKAELMNHAGIIGAAVSCLREHHHQEA is encoded by the coding sequence ATGGAAATTTTAGGAATCGACATAGGCGGATCGGGCATTAAAGGTGCCATCGTAGATTGTGAAACGGGCAAATTGCTTACGGAAAGACACAGAATACCCACCCCTAAATCACGAAAGCCCAAGGCCATGGCCGAGGTGGTAAACCAAATTGTCGAGCATTTTGATTATAAAGGGCCCGTAGGTTGTGGTTTTCCGACCATTGTTAAAAATGGTGTCTGCACTTCAAAAGGCAACCTGCACAAAAGCTGGGTAGGGGTCAACATTGATGAACTGTTCACCAAGACCACCGGGCAGCCCTTCACAGTTCTAAACGATGCCGATGCAGCAGGGTATGCCTCAATGAACTATGGTGTCGGAAAAGGAAAAAAAGGCTTTGTGGTGATGATCACCGTAGGTACCGGACTCGGAAGCGGTGCCTTTTTAGACGGAAAACTGATTCCTAATTTTGAGCTTGGACAAATTCCCTACAAAAAATACAAAAAAATTGAGGATTGGGCCGCCAGCTCTGCCATGGAGCGTGAAGGACTTTCCTATGAAAAATGGGGAAAGCGCTTCAACAAATTTCTTGGGTACCTCGAACTGCTTGTGGCCCCTGATCTGATCATCATCGGAGGGGGCATTTCAAAAAAATGGGATGCCTTCAGTCATCTCATCGACGTAGAGACCCATGTGGTAAAGGCCGAACTGATGAACCATGCCGGAATCATCGGTGCTGCCGTCTCTTGCCTACGTGAACACCACCATCAAGAAGCCTAG